gactctgatgatgacttccaccaGGGCTGTTTAATTGTTAGTCATGACTAAAGATAACAGCCCTCCTCAGGACTACCCTCATATGGACAATCAGAATACAAGTACACAATCAAGTGATACCTCAAGGTctaaaccatttactgtaatgTTGCATTGTAAATGGAAATGACTTAACTGTAAAATGTTATCAGGATTTTTTAATGTATGACTTGTATAGAAGAAAGATGGGTCATACTCAAGTCTCTTCTTGATTTGCACAGATGTATGTTGTAATGATTTGAGTCATTTTACTCAGCAAGGCATTTTGTGTGTTTTGAATGTCAGTTTTGACCTGTTTTTCTGCTGGTTTTTTATAGACAGGTCAAGTTATTGGAAGGGTGAACATGGTGTCAGGACATGTCAAGACTCAACTTATTGCACACGATAAAGAGGTAGGATGATTATGTTAAGAAGCAAAGATCCTAAGCAAGGAACACATTTGTTATGATTTTGCCTTGTTGAAAGGGAAGTTATATTAAATTGGtgtcatcctttttttttaacaagagcAGAAAAGAAATTCAGCCCTGCCATCTAGTGAAGTTCTGTGAGAAATTCTGATCTTGGTAACTGAGTTGAAATACATGTAacatcttctttttcattctgtaGGTGTATGATATTGCTTTTAGTCGTGCTGGTGGTGGAAGGGACATGTTTGCTTCTGTTGGAGCTGATGGTTCAGTCAGAATGTTTGATCTTAggtgtgttttttgttttcttagttgACTTATAGAATGGTATATGCTGCCTTGTTTTGCCTGCAACTGTCATTTTATGATGTATACAGGGTACATGTACTGTATGTCATGTCGTGGAGGAACATTAAATATCACAAGAagttttattttggaaaaaaatgttcatttttgtACTTTGAATTATTCCTAACCTACCTTGTGGATACAATGTGAGTTTCATGAGTGAAATACaccaatatatatatattttttttttttcacctcttaacccttaaacacccatgaatgaccaagacagaatttctcctttcaatatcaacacaatgtcaaccagataagtgatgagaataaagaaaaatatcagtttggggataattagtggatccaatactaaattcacGGAACTGATGTTATAAGAATTGCGTGGTTGACAttgaggagaatgacaaattttatcagggagttaaagggttaatattccttaatttcagtttttgaatGTAGATTATAGGACTGGTATATGTATGATGCATTTTATGCATGAATACTCAAAATAGTAATCACCTACTGCTTACTGCAGAGTTCTCTGTAGCTCTATAGAAGCATTAAAACATGTAATTCAAAGATCCTTTGTTTGATTCCTTATAGGAACTCTTTGTCCCATTCTCATTACAGgatgaaaaatatataattatttttatttctttggtacATGTTAAATATTCAGATTATACAATAAAGCTTTGTAACAAACCTGATTTTCTTACAGGCACTTAGAACACTCTACAATAATCTATGAAGATCCACAACACAGTCCCTTGTTAAGATTATCATGGAACAAACAGGATCCTAACTATTTAGCAACTTTCTCTTTGGATGCAATGGAGGTTTGTTGACAGTGTATAGTCTGTAAATAAAAAGGAAGTTATAGTAAATGAATAATTACCCTCAGGTAATGTGTGCTTGAATCAGCTGCACTTGCATTACTGTAgcgtttcttttgtttttgtgtacCCATGTTGTGATGACTCATCCTTGTTCAAGAGGCCTGTAAATGACTGTTGTCAGTGCTAGTGACAGCTACTTATTGATATCGCTATGAAGCAGCAGGCCaaggttgttcaaagctgggttaagataacccagggttagttTGATATCCAATTTCAGATCAGAAAGCTtaaaagagaattcagtatattttttgtctacaatttggtAATTGGATGCTCTAGatagaatagagaaaattatcccataaaggcttttgaacaaaggagtaaagaaaaccactttaaaatttaacctAGACTATTTGCACTgatcagcctttgaacaactgggctctgAGAGCTCTAAtttttttacacttttaaaCTGTTAACTCATAGAAATGTCTGGTAAATTGTACTTACAATGTATGTATGTAGTATTTTGGGCATATAGAAAAACTTTTGAGTGAATTTCATAGACCAAAGAAAATATCTCTTTGCATCTTTTTACACAATTACTACCAGTAGTAGAATATATTCTCCAGAATTCTAAAATGTCATAGCTCCATGAATCTTACTTTTGATACCGACTATCATCTGTCCCAGGTGATAATATTAGATGTTAGAGTACCATGCACACCAGTGGCAAGGTTAAACAACCACAGAGCCTGTGTAAATGGCATTGCATGGGCTCCACATTCGTCTTGTCATATCTGTACAGCAGGTTAGTTTCTGGCTTTGATGTCTTGCTGATGTTTTGTACATGTGccataaaattaaatgcaatAAAGAAATGTTTAACTGATAAACACCATCTTGCGTGGTGACACTGATGAAGTGTCGCTTTTACTGTCAAGGAACAGGcaggaaaagcaaaacaattatGTCCAAGGAAACATTGGGAGACCTTTTTGTGATCTTAGGTGACTGTTTGGCAAACTCTTTTACAGGCAGATGGGCTGACTGACTGCCTGCCTGTCTGCCATGACTGAGAACCATTTGCTGCCAGTTACTAGTTGGCCATATGATATGAACTGTATACATGTATAAATTCCATATTATTGGTTTGATAGCTTGTTTGAATCTTTCCTGAAGGTGATGATCACCAAGCCTTGATCTGGGACATTCAACAGATGCCACGAGCCATTGAGGATCCCATTTTAGCTTACACTGCAGACGGAGAGATTAATCAGATTCAGTGGGCGAGCACACAGCCAGACTGGATTGGCATCTGCTACAACAACAACTTGGAGATTCTAAGAGTATAATAATGTAGAAGGAAGTTACCTGTATTGTGGATGGAAGTTTGGTATCCCTGTTCATTCATGGATATGGTCTTGGGAATTGAGATGTCTGCCCATTTTTGGGACAAGTTGTAAGTGTCTCTTGCAGGTCTCTTGTGCCCATATTTTCTTATACGATGTTTTACTTTGTTGAGACATACAGAATTTGCAAAACTAGGATGTCTGATGGTGGAGTCTTCTGGTGCCAGTGAGGATAGTCTGGACATAACAACTGTTGGTGACAGAGAAGGGTACTTTGACAACCTGAGAGGAATTTATCATCAATTGACTCTAGTGATGACTTCCTTTCAGTGTTTTTAAGCAGCCGTCACTACCAATGACAACAGTCCTTTCCAGGCCTTCCCTCATGCAGGTGTCAGAACATacaatttattgttatcatggCTCAAACCATATCCTAAATTAGAGCAATGATTCTCCTTTTCAGTTTATTACTCTGCTAACCTTTTCACACCCAAGATCTCAGTTAAAATTCTCCTCTCTGATGTCTACTTGTTCCTGATAATTGAAGCTCAGAGAATTATTTTGGTGtcaaccctttaaatcccaagatctcatttttaGTTCACCCCTAGCTGCAGCAGAATTCCTTTTatattagttgcaagaatttggtgttagatcaggaaaACAAGTcctaccagataagtttgagtattctcattacctgttttctggaCAATGTATTGATATCAgagagagaagttacatattgATCACCTGCAGGAGTTTAAGGTTAAATCAGATAACATCCTCCTGTTCTTTTTCCATATTCTCATCGCCtttctggttgatgttgtattgatatggtaaggGGAAATTAGTTATTGGTCACTTGTGGTGGTGAAAGAGTTAATAGAGAGTTTTTTGTTTACTGCTGTCTTATAGATAGCCTCTCTGAGTTCAGGCAAGATCCTTCTACccatgttttcttgtttgtttatctcAAGACAATGTAGATGTCATATATTTTCTAATCTTGCAGACAGTTATAATATTTTTGCTCACGTGCTCTGTACATGTAGAGATGATATAAATGTAGTGCAATGCTTCTGATTTCCTTTGTATAGCAGAGCATTTCCTACGTGTAGTTAATAACAGGTAATAGATTACATGTTGTATAAATGTACAGTAGACTAATTTAAACTTGAACATGTACAAGAGgagatcaatttttttggtttttgattcttttttttcaaaagtccGTAAACTCGAAACAATAGGTGATACTCAGTAGTCTTTTAGTTTAACGGAATTGATTAGAGTAGTGGGTGACTATCAAATTCCTTTTTAGCTGGAAGTTTACTGAGAGAAAACAAGTACTTtgctgaaaaaggaaaaaatcatggGCAATCAAGTTAGAATTAatagtttgtttctttgtatttGCATTAGTCAGTTTTGATTTAATGGCCCATTAACAATCAACGCATGATAACTAGAAGCAACATTTAAAGATTGGACTTAATTTTCAAAGCCTTATTTGTTGGGCGGTGGAAATATCAACGAAGCAACATTGTATAGTCTAAATTAACTTAAATATTCATCAATTCTCTTTGTTAACATTTAGGGTAGCATAAGTTCATTGTAAGCTACGTGACATTTTAAATTGAAGTCATAGATTGCCTTGTTTCTGTGTATATTTAGATAAAGTGAAATATATATTAGTTCTTCTATTAAGTTTAATATAACAATAAAGTTTATGTTCGCGGGCATTAAATTGTTGTGGGCCACTCAGATTCATTTGGACTCGAGCAGCTTAGCAAGGGTTAAAATGACTCTGAAAGGGgtccaaaacatatttatgcccaAGTATGTAAAGTGTATTGCTATTGTTATCACTTTGAAGGGCATTGAAGTAATAGACActgaaaaaagacaacaaaaacgggttaaaatatatttttgctcGCCAAAACCTCCATTTTAGTTCGCACAATGCCCGACAAAGTGGGGATGATTTTAAATCTTTTGGTCTTGTTGATGCAACAACCAGCCGTCCCCTAAGCTTTTGTAAAATGCCAGCTTTTTCAGCTAGCCGTCTTAGATAATCATTTTACTTATTTAAGTCGAGAAGCTGGATTCTTCTTCCTTTGAGCGATTATTGGAAATGTTCTCTATTTAAGAACTTATgacaattaaaatgatttattgcttgatttttaatttcttctcgTCAATATACTTATTCAGTGTCACAATCATCGACCTTAAATTTAGGACGTTTGAAAGATCGTTAACTTTAACCCATACAAAGGAACTGAACTTGACCGTTCAGTAAagcctttgactcccaagagcTGATACCAGAACTTTAGGTTGTATTCGAAAGGTTTCTCCTAACTGACAGTTTTCCTAATTCTGATCACCTGCCTCGTTGAAAGAGTTTCAAAATCGCTAGGAGAATTATGTGATGTTGACTAACAGGAGTGAAAGTGTCGCTTGGGTTGAGTCACAGTTTGCACATCTTGAAAACTTCAGCCAagtatttttaagttatcataGAAATCCGTGTTCCTTTTCGGTTTTTTACTGCCCCTTTATGGTATTCCTTCTCACTTAGCAAATTTCTGTTGGACGTTGCAAtgcagtaagaaaaaaaaaatctacatattctacatatttaatttttgcCCAAGTCTGTTGTGTTTGTCGACATTTTCTGAAGAAGTTGAAAAATTGCGCTCGAGTCGAGTTGAAGAGGGAAGAAAACCTTATGTACCAAACAGTAGATTTTGAACCTCTCATCCACGCAGGagtacttttcctttttcttcgaaACGCATTTTTATTGGAAGTTTCGCTTGACAAGAATGATTTGCTTTTGAAATTTCGAGGTACAGTAGGTTGACTCTGAACATATATCTGTTTTGAGATACTCAAAATAAAACAGTAATCTTGAATAAATACAAGGATACGCTGCCAAGTAATATCACTTTACAACTGATCATTTGAATTCCAAACGAACGGGTTTAACCAATGATATTCATCGAGCACACTGCCTCCGAATGTACCACCCGCCACATGCCAGAAATGGACAGAGATATTACGCTTCGCATCAGCTTTACATGAATTAAATATGAAAAGGGACAGATCTGCTTTTGCAAATATTCGGAAAGATATCAAACTCAGCCAAAACCAAGCACAGTTTTTCCTTAACGTAACCCCTTATCAAGATGTCAAGTTAATTTGCTCTCAAAGATATCTGCTATAACTTGATTTTACTCTGGACATTACATCTCTTGGGATAGGGCTGAGACTTGCCACAAAACGATCAAGAAACTATTGGTGTTTTAAAGCCAGGTGCTCCATCTGCTACAagtgacaaaattatttcaagcgCTGTACCGTGTCAGAGAGAAAATCGTTTAAAACTCTACATTTGAATAATTTGATGTGGTCTTGAGCAGGTAGAAACGTCATCCTTGGTCAACATCTTTCATTGCCTCGGGACGTTTTTGCATCGCGTACAGGCTTTGAGTGACAAAGATCTAGGACGTCTCTACGAAGCAAGGTGAAGAATAGCCAAACTGGTGAAATTAAGTTAGAAAGGAAGGTTCTACGGGAATTCAACGGTTTCTGATTTACAAACATTGCACATTTACTTTTTAGCAATGTCCAAAACTGTACGATTTGCGGGAGTTACTAGCAGGGAATATGCAGAGTCTGTGGCCACTGACGTCCTCCAGAAGCGTcaggaaagaaaactaaaaaaagataaatctgGTAAAGGAAAGAAGAAGCCGAGAAGCAGAAGATCAAACACTGCTCAAGGAATATCCGCAAATGGATTGAGAGTTGCAGGAGTTAACCGAGGATTACTTTCagaattcataatttttatgcTCCTACAAGGATTCAACTTATTCAGTAATTCGTGGGTTTTAAATGAATCTCTTAGCGTTCTTAACAAGGTTGAAAAATACGAAAAATATCCCAACGTTTCCACGATAAACAACACAGTTCCAGACCTCTGTACTAACGTGCAGTGGGCTAGAGAGAAGATAAGTAACGAGATAAATCATTTCTCGTCCGTTATATACGTCTATTGTTTCTTCCTTGCCGTGTCTGCTTGTATCTTCACCTTGCATTTGCTAGCTTGGTTGTACACGCTTCAACTATCTTTCAGAAGTCGACGATTTAACGCCAACACCCAAGAGACTTTAGTAAAGATGAAGGTGTACTTTCTCATTGCTGCCAGCCTGCTGCAAGATATCCCAATGTCTACAATCTCGGCAGAGCTTTATTCTCTGCAACAAGGCCAGCAAGGTTTGGTTTGCTGGTTCTGCAAGGTCTCAGGCCTTTGTCCTGAGTTGAAGCAGCTTGAAAGCAGGTTGAGTCGGGGCACAACGGCGCTCTGGTTAAATTTCACCGCAATTGCGCTCACTTCTCTTTGGAAGGGCATCTCAAGCTTTTACAGGTGGAGCCGAATCGACACATGCGAAGCATTCTATTTGCGAGCATGCACGGCTGTATTTGCGGGATTTCTGTACTGCGTCGTTATACTCACGCCAGCCATGACAGTGCTCAGGTATCGCTACTTTACCGGAATAGACGGTGGATTGCTCGAGGACGTGATAGATAGAGTCTACATAATCGGTGCCATATTTTGGGTTTTGGTTGGTGCTGTTATTGTCTGTTGTCCTTTGTTGAATCTTATCAGAGTAACGCAATGATCATTCTATTCAAACCAAGATTCTGAAAGAAGCAAAGTTAGCATTTAGTATTCTTTGGTAAGGTCTTGCAAATTTACGCAACGGAACGCGCCTTTCTATTAATTTCTGAGACCAAAAACctgtaaaagttaaaaatatgcTTCATTTTAATCTTATGTATATACATTTTGAACTACGTTAACaagagaacaaacagaaacCGCGTCAAATCATTTCTTCAGTGACAAAATCTGATCCATTTATTACTTTAGCAATATATACCAGCTGCACTTTAAGAGGACACGCAGGTAAAATCAGAAAGAAACTCTTTGGGATAGTTATCAACGTAGCGTTGTCAGGAGTATTCCTTCTATGTGACGATCAAAGAAACCTAGATTTTAGGAAAAGTTAACAATCAAAATTTGGTTGGGAGCCGCGAGCGTCGTGGGTGCTCATTATGTATTTTACGTAGAGATCAGTCCAGCACAAGACTTGCGGCCACTGATTGTCAAAGTTTGTAACAGCTTCTGTGGCATCGACAAACAAGAAATATAGCCTCTTGCATGGGATGCTGGATCTTGGTGGACTACCCTTACTGTATCATCACGTTCTCAGATGGAAAGAGACATTTTGCAAAGTGTCTTCCTGTAACATAAAGATTTTGGACAATTTCCAGAGTTTCAATTTAAATATTGTGCTACGATAGGCTCCCTCTCTCGAGCGAAGTCGCCCCCTTTGTGGAAGCTTATCCCTGTTGTTTTGGCACCAAGTGACCACAGCATACCCACGGTGCACTCCTCCTGAAAGCAATACCAGTCCAACGcatttaagagagtgtctctgtaagagcggtccggtcgattttgcttgagacacggatttcgctcgtttctcgtgtgttgtaagacattcatgtacctatactaaaaccacaatcagtttgatcggatctctttatttttcagagttttacggaaattaaatttcactcgagcgaaggcttgtcgtgacacttttcaagactttaatttcatacaactttggaggacaatt
This region of Pocillopora verrucosa isolate sample1 chromosome 3, ASM3666991v2, whole genome shotgun sequence genomic DNA includes:
- the LOC131774087 gene encoding DDB1- and CUL4-associated factor 7 is translated as MAMIATATGVSTKRKEIYKYDAPWTIYGMNWSVRPDKRFRLALGSFVEEYNNKVQIIYLDEETAEFVVRATFDHPYPTTKIIWIPDSKGGYPDLVATSGDYLRVWRVSDSEVRLECLLNNNKNSDFCAPLTSFDWNEVDPNLLGTSSIDTTCTIWGLETGQVIGRVNMVSGHVKTQLIAHDKEVYDIAFSRAGGGRDMFASVGADGSVRMFDLRHLEHSTIIYEDPQHSPLLRLSWNKQDPNYLATFSLDAMEVIILDVRVPCTPVARLNNHRACVNGIAWAPHSSCHICTAGDDHQALIWDIQQMPRAIEDPILAYTADGEINQIQWASTQPDWIGICYNNNLEILRV
- the LOC131774086 gene encoding uncharacterized protein, producing MSKTVRFAGVTSREYAESVATDVLQKRQERKLKKDKSGKGKKKPRSRRSNTAQGISANGLRVAGVNRGLLSEFIIFMLLQGFNLFSNSWVLNESLSVLNKVEKYEKYPNVSTINNTVPDLCTNVQWAREKISNEINHFSSVIYVYCFFLAVSACIFTLHLLAWLYTLQLSFRSRRFNANTQETLVKMKVYFLIAASLLQDIPMSTISAELYSLQQGQQGLVCWFCKVSGLCPELKQLESRLSRGTTALWLNFTAIALTSLWKGISSFYRWSRIDTCEAFYLRACTAVFAGFLYCVVILTPAMTVLRYRYFTGIDGGLLEDVIDRVYIIGAIFWVLVGAVIVCCPLLNLIRVTQ